In Eschrichtius robustus isolate mEscRob2 chromosome 2, mEscRob2.pri, whole genome shotgun sequence, a single window of DNA contains:
- the GTF2F1 gene encoding general transcription factor IIF subunit 1 — MAALGPSSQNVTEYVVRVPKNTTKKYNIMAFNAADKVNLATWNQARLERDLSNKKIYQEEEMPESGAGSEFNRRLREEARRKKYGIVLKEFRPEDQPWLLRVNGKSGRKFKGIKKGGVTENTSYYIFTQCPDGAFEAFPVHNWYNFTPLAKHRTLTAEEAEEEWERRNKVLNHFSIMQQRRLKDQDQDEEDEEKEKRGRKKASELRIHDLEDDLEMSSDDSEASGEEGGRALKAKKKAPPSKGGRKKKKKKGSDDEAFEDSDDGDFEGQEVDYMSDGSSSSQEELEGKPKVTQQEEGPKGVDEQSESSEESEEEKPPEEDKEEEEEKKAPTPQEKKRKKDSSEESDSSEESDIDSEASSALFMAKKKTPPKRERKQSGGSSRGNSRPGTPSTETGSTSSTLRAAANKLEQGKRTSETPAAKRLRLDTGPQSLSGKSTPQPQSGKSTPSSGDVQVTEDAVRRYLTRKPMTTKDLLKKFQTKKTGLSSEQTVNVLAQILKRLNPEHKMINDKMHFSLKE; from the exons ATGGCGGCCCTC GGCCCCAGCAGCCAGAATGTCACTGAGTATGTCGTCCGAGTTCCCAA AAATACCACCAAAAAATATAATATCATGGCTTTCAATGCGGCCGATAAAGTCAACCTCGCTACTTGGAATCAG GCCCGGCTGGAACGCGACCTGAGCAACAAGAAGATTTACCAAGAGGAGGAGATGCCCGAGTCGGGGGCCGGCAGCGAGTTCAACCGCAGGCTCCGGGAGGAGGCGCGAAGGAAGAAGTACGGCATCGTCCTCAAGGAGTTCCGGCCCGAGGACCAGCCTTGGCTGCTCCGCGTCAATGGCAAATCAGGCCGGAA gttcaagggcataaaGAAGGGAGGTGTGACAGAGAACACATCCTACTACATCTTTACCCAGTGCCCTGATGGGGCTTTTGAGGCCTTCCCCGTGCACAACTGGTACAACTTCACGCCGCTGGCCAAACACCGCACGCTCACGGCCGAGGAGGCcgaggaggagtgggagag GAGAAACAAAGTGCTGAACCACTTCAGCATCATGCAGCAGCGGCGGCTCAAGGACCAGGACCAGGACGAGGAGGACGAGGAGAAGGAGAAGCGTGGGCGCAAGAAGGCCAGTGAGCTGCGCATCCACGACCTGGAGGATGACCTGGAGATGTCCTCTGATGACAGCGAGGCCAGTGGCGAGGAGG GCGGCCGAGCCCTCAAAGCCAAGAAGAAGGCGCCGCCCAGCAAGGggggcaggaagaagaagaagaagaaggggtcAGATGACGAGGCCTTTGAGGACAGTGACGACGGGGACTTTGAGGGCCAGGAGGTGGACTACATGTCCGACGGCTCCAG CAGCTCCCAGGAGGAGCTGGAGGGcaagcccaaggtcacccagcaggaGGAGGGCCCCAAGGGCGTGGACGAGCAGAGCGAGAGCAGCGAGGAGAGCGAGGAGGAGAAGCCGCCCGAGGAggacaaggaggaggaggaggagaagaaggcgCCCACGCCGCAGGAGAAGAAGCGCAAGAAAG ACAGCAGCGAGGAGTCGGACAGCTCGGAGGAGAGCGACATCGACAGCGAGGCCTCCTCTGCGCTCTTCATGGCG AAGAAGAAGACGCCCCCCAAGAGGGAGCGGAAGCAGTCGGGCGGCAGCTCCCGGGGCAACAGCCGGCCGGGCACACCCAGCACAGAGACGGGCAGCACGTCCTCCACCCTGCGGGCAGCCGCCAACAAGCTGGAGCAGG GGAAGCGGACCAGCGAGACGCCGGCGGCCAAGCGGCTGCGGCTGGACACCGGGCCCCAGAGCCTGTCGGGGAAGTCCACCCCtcagccccagtccgggaagtcTACCCCCAGCAGCGG CGACGTGCAGGTGACCGAGGATGCCGTGCGCCGCTACCTGACACGGAAGCCCATGACCACCAAGGACCTGCTGAAAAAGTTCCAGACCAAGAAGACGGGGCTGAGCAGCGAGCAGACGGTGAACGTGCTGGCCCAGATCCTCAAGCGCCTGAACCCCGAGCACAAGATGATCAATGACAAGATGCACTTCTCCCTCAAGGAGTGA
- the PSPN gene encoding persephin — protein MICSRVLGSGMADSWPARGSICETPAWSALQDLPVTMATGRVLLGSLLLLILHLDLRGGPGAWGASVAEEELLSEPVVDRGTRRPQLGKDPQNPVRSPTPARPDPARSQLPLVPAGARPRRALAGPCQLWSLPLPVAELGLGYTSEETVIFRYCAGSCPRGARTQHGLTLARLRGQGRAHGGPCCRPTRYADVAFLDDRHRWQRLPQLSAAACGCGG, from the exons ATGATCTGTTCTCGAGTTTTGGGATCTGGGATGGCGGACTCATGGCCAGCTCGGGGCTCTATCTGTGAGACTCCTGCATGGTCTGCTTTGCAG GACCTGCCCGTCACCATGGCCACAGGACGAGTCCTGCTAGGCTCTCTGCTGCTCCTGATCCTGCACTTGGACCTCCGCGGGGGCCCTGGGGCCTGGGGGGCTTCGGTGGCGGAGGAGGAGCTCTTGTCTGAGCCAGTGGTGGACAGAGGGACCCGGAGGCCACAGCTGGGTAAGGACCCCCAGAACCCCGTGCGCTCCCCGACTCCTGCCCGCCCAGACCCTGCCCGCTCTCAGCTGCCCCTTGTCCCCGCAGGCGCCCGCCCGCGCCGAGCCCTGGCTGGCCCGTGCCAGCTGTGGAGCCTACCCTTGCCCGTGGCCGAGTTGGGCTTGGGCTACACGTCGGAGGAGACGGTCATCTTCCGCTACTGTGCCGGCAGCTGTCCCCGCGGCGCCCGCACCCAGCACGGCCTGACGCTGGCCCGGCTGCGGGGCCAGGGCCGAGCCCACGGTGGGCCCTGCTGCCGCCCCACCCGCTACGCCGATGTGGCCTTCCTCGACGACCGCCACCGCTGGCAGCGGCTGCCCCAGCTCTCGGCGGCAGCCTGTGGCTGCGGCGGCTAA
- the ALKBH7 gene encoding alpha-ketoglutarate-dependent dioxygenase alkB homolog 7, mitochondrial, with amino-acid sequence MAGSGRLALRTVPGQSWVRGSGPAVLSRLRDAAVVRPGFLSAAEEETLSGELEPELRRRRYEYDHWDAAIHGFRETEKSRWSEASRSILQRVQAAAFGPGQTLLSSVHVLDLEPRGYIKPHVDSIKFCGSTIAGLSLLSPSVMRLVHTQEPGEWLELLLEPGSLYILRGSARYDFSHEILRDEESFFGERRVPRGRRISVICRSLPEGIGPGEPGQVPPPC; translated from the exons ATGGCCGGGAGTGGGCGGCTGGCGCTGCGGACCGTTCCCGGGCAGAGCTGGGTGCGGGGCTCGGGGCCGGCCGTGCTAAGCCGCCTACGGGACGCGGCCGTGGTACGGCCCGGCTTCCTGAGCGCGGCCGAGGAGGAGACACTGAGCGGCGAGCTGGAACCCGAGCTGCGCCGCCGTCGATACGAATACGATCACTGGGACGCG GCCATCCACGGCTTCCGAGAGACAGAGAAGTCGCGCTGGTCAGAGGCAAGCCGGTCCATCCTGCAGCGTGTGCAGGCAGCCGCCTTTGGCCCCGGCCAGACCCTGCTCTCCTCGGTGCACGTGCTGGACCTGGAACCTCGGGGCTACATCAAGCCACACGTGGACAGCATcaag TTCTGTGGATCCACGATTGCTGGCCTGTCCCTGCTGTCTCCCAGCGTCATGCGGCTGGTGCACACCCAGGAGCCAGGGGAGTGGCTGGAACTCTTGCTGGAGCCGGGCTCCCTCTACATCCTTAG GGGTTCAGCCCGTTATGACTTCTCCCACGAGATCCTTCGGGATGAAGAGTCCTTTTTTGGGGAGCGTCGGGTTCCCCGGGGCCGACGCATCTCCGTGATCTGCCGCTCCCTCCCTGAGGGGATAGGGCCTGGGGAGCCCGGGCAGGTGCCCCCACCCTGCTGA
- the CLPP gene encoding ATP-dependent Clp protease proteolytic subunit, mitochondrial, which yields MWPQILVGAVRVAAGLCPALGSRLAARFPPQRTPENSLALQRSLHATAARALPLVPIVVEQTGRGERAYDIYSRLLRERIVCVMGPIDDSVASLVIAQLLFLQSESNKKPIHMYINSPGGVVTSGLAIYDTMQYILNPICTWCVGQAASMGSLLLAAGTPGMRHSLPNSRIMIHQPSGGARGQATDIAIQAEEIIKLKKQLYSIYAKHTKQSLQVIESAMERDRYMSPMEAQEFGILDKVLVHPPQDGEDEPELVQKEPGAAAAAAVAEPAPANA from the exons ATGTGGCCCCAAATATTGGTGGGGGCGGTTCGGGTTGCAGCAGGTCTGTGCCCCGCGCTGGGGTCTCGCCTCGCCGCCCGCTTTCCCCCGCAGCGGACACCCGAGAACAGCCTGGCCCTGCAGCGGAGCCTGCACGCGACGGCGGCCCGGGCTCTCCCGCTCGTTCCCATCGTGGTGGAGCAGACG GGTCGCGGCGAGCGCGCCTATGACATCTACTCTCGGCTGCTGCGGGAGCGCATCGTGTGCGTCATGGGCCCG ATCGACGACAGTGTCGCCAGTCTGGTCATCGCGCAGCTGCTGTTCCTACAGTCGGAGAGCAACAAGAAGCCCATCCACATGTATATCAACAGCCCCG GTGGCGTGGTGACCTCGGGCCTGGCCATCTACGACACGATGCAGTACATCCTGAACCCCATCTGCACGTGGTGCGTGGGCCAGGCAGCCAGCATGGGCTCCCTGCTTCTGGCCGCTGGCACCCCGGGTATGCGCCACTCGCTCCCCAACTCCCGCATCATGATCCATCAGCCCTCCGGGGGCGCCCGG GGCCAAGCCACAGACATCGCCATCCAGGCGGAGGAAATCATTAAACTCAAGAAGCAGCTCTACAGCATCTACGCCAAGCACACCAAACAGAGCCTGCAGGTGATCG AGTCAGCCATGGAGAGGGACCGCTACATGAGCCCCATGGAGGCCCAGGAGTTTGGCATCTTGGACAAGGTTCTGGTCCACCCTCCCCAGGATGGTGAGGACGAGCCTGAGCTGGTGCAGAAGGagccgggggcggcggcggcggcagcagtaGCAGAACCTGCCCCAGCGAATGCCTGA